ttcttttttttcccaCTTGACCATCCCTTTCTTCGAATTTATTAATTATATCACAGTCTAAACTACAGTGCTCAAAGAATCAGGGTGCAAAAAGTAAGGATTCAACAAAAGGATCAAGACAAAAATACGGCTACCCAACAAAAGGCTACAGGCTCATCTAGTGGTACAATATCTGAAAAAGGCTAAAAATTCATAAGACGTATCAAAGAAAGCCTATTATCATCTTCTAAACAGAACAACACTTTTTATTTCGCTTCAATAAcatgcagggcaagttctagactaagATGCAAAACATGAAATATAAGCAAGAAAttctcaccacacatggcacaagtaTCAATCAAGATAGATTAATTCTACCCTATAACTacggcctccacggcggctccaagctctctctaggtccaaaaTTCTGTAAAAAGCCATttaaaatatgtatttatatgataccAAAAGGCCTGGGCTTTTAAAAATCAAATCCAACTCGAACCGAAAAAAATATCGCAACCCGCGTccagaggcgaatccaggatttagtagggttagattttttttttttattatttttttttttgaaaaagaagaCGCGAAAGTGTATTTAGTAGGGTGTGGTCCCACAACCTTAAGTGATTAAGCACAACATTTAACCAGTGCTCCACTCGGTCTGGTTTGATTATGTGTTCCTTCAGTTCACATTAGATATCTTTTTaagattatatacataatatatccaGTTTAGTCGAGTGACCATGGGTTCACGTGACCCATTTTTTCTACATAAATTCGCCCTTACACAGTCAAAAAATATTCAGAGATGGCAAATCTTCGCGGCACTCTCGCTCCACAAGTGCACATCAACTGAAATCAAAGTTTTTGTTCCATTCTTCTTTCGAAAAAGCGCCAAATATACCCCCGTACgattggaaaagggccaaatatacccttcgttatactctGGGTCTAATTATATCCTTAACAGTTACCGTCAaactattggttcaaatatacccctcttccgttaaagttgtccaccTTGGACATCCTATCTTACATGacaatgacatttgatgaggtggatgccacatgacattgccacctcatcacccctaacccattttactgcTCCCCTTTTCCACCACTAAATGTCCATCTCCTCCATTACCATTGTCACCATTACCGTCGTATTATCCTTCTATCCCACCTTCAATACCACCATTTTCATGTGGAATTTAGCATCAATGTCCTATTATGCTAGGCTGTTAGCTAAGTTCTTCTCTACATATAGATATGAGTCTTAAGTAAAGCAGCTAAAGTAAGGGAATCTTCCACATAAACATATTAATTGAAAGTGAAAAATATAACTAGCAGAAAATGCGTAATaccaattatatatatacaataagtcAAAGACCCCCTTTTGTTTAGAGGTGGGATTAAATTTCGGCAATCAAACTATAGAGATAGGAGGAACATCAACGAGGCTATATATTATCGGATTATTGGAACTGATATCGAACATCAATAAAAGAACAAAAACGAAAATAAACTGAAAAATACAGAAATGTAAACAGATACCTGAGCCATCTTCAAGTTCCAGCTGAGAAAATTTAAATCTCAAGCTTTAAATTCAAATTCCAGGTGGGATCGAAGGATAATATGGCGGTAAAGGTGGCAATGGTGGTGCAGGAGGTcgaaattttagtggtggaagaggGAAGGAGTAAGATGGATTATGGGTGATGAGGTGGCAATGCCACGTGGAATCAGCTCATTAAATGTCATTGCCACGTAGGATATGATGTTCAAggtggacaactttaacggaggaGGGGTACATTTGAACCTatagtataacggtaggggtataattGGACCCCAAATATCACGAGGGGTATATTTTGCCCCTTTTCCAATAGTcatgggtatatttgacccttttccgttattCTTTTCACGTTGCTGCCAACTGTACCACCTTAGTTTCAATTTCATATTAAGCCTTCCACTAATCCTTACAACCTGATGACCCAATCATGAGATCATCATCATTTGATGTCTCCCTCATATCGTCAACGTGACCtttttattttctcaaatttCCGTTTTTTATCCAATTTTACTCCAAATTTCTTCATCTTCACGCCACTTTATTTCTACacattaaaaatataatattaatcacaaaatcaatGTGATAATACTCAAAACACgattaaaagtactaaaatgtgagACAACGATAACTAAATATATATAGTTTAGGCCGAACATCATCCGCCGTTGGTGTCCTAAGAGACTAATGTATATCAAATGATCTGCAGTTCTGCACCCACTTTAGAGTCCCTTCAACATCAATGTATGCACGTTCTACTAGTGAGTTTGGTCTAATTAGCTGTTCGAAATTGGCAAAGTTACACCTCATAAGGTTGTTCAATTTtacctctcattttttttttcctgttgaAACTGTGAAGAAGAGCACGTTACTCATAAATATGGACATTAGCAGTAAATTATTTCTTCGATAGTTGAGGAAGCTGAAACTTACATAGATACAATTTGGACCTAACACATGGACCAGTGGACTAGGACCGGCTCAACAAGATCGGGGGCCTAAAGCCAAACATCAAAGAGAGACCCTAATCTTTTttcttaaaagaaaaaataatcgtcagatatatttttatttaaagtctacttttctaACATTTTTAGATGTAAAGTCATTAATTAATGTTTTATAACTGATTTGTTctaaaattttcttttaattGATAATGTAGTTAATTCAAATTAATTaggtcttcaatttttttttcttctcttgttgCATAACCAGATTCATATTTTCTCTAGTTTGACATATTATATTTGAATAAATTCTAATATTTTATTTGAATAAATTTTAATGATAGCTAAAACAGGAATATATACTTATGAAATAAGAATATCAACAATCACAAATTTTCAATGAAAAACTATAATATAAAGTTATAATTAAACCAGACTCAAGAATTTAATAAGTtgatatatataataatattaaAATAGTGTTGCACTGCTTCAATATAATGATTGCTTGTTGTAACATTTGAAATTTTAAAGAAGACGCCAAAAGACTAATCTTGATCTTTTGTAAGCAGACACAGTTGTTTTGGAAATTTGGAGACTTCAAAATATTGACAATAAGAATAGTGAAAGGGAAAatgaaaaagatgaaaataagAATAATAAATGAGACAACAAAATAGGTACCCACGTAAAGACCATATACTATAATTACCTAGAAATTATTCCATTCCTGTAATGAAATGATAATGGATGTCCATGTAGTGGAGATAATGGAGGGAGATAGTGGATGGCCAAAGTTACgatgacaaagtcatgatgatgtTGCCATGTGAGCCCATATGACCATCATTGTAGTAATATATCATTCTCAAGTAATGAGGCTATATATATCCATTCATTCTGTTGATGGATGGTAGAACAAAAATTAGTAAAACAAAGTATTTTTCGTTTCTCTCTCTGTGTATGAGTCATACTACTTACTTATTTTTAGTGCTTAGTTTTTTTATATAACACGTTAATGTAATATTTTTATTCTCTCTATTTTATAGCTAACCTTACAAAACTCGAGTTCGTTGCCCTTGATATTTCGGGCAAGAACTACCTATCACGGGTGCTAGATGCTGAAATCCATCTTGATGCTATGGGTCTTGGAGACACcattaaagaaaataataaagcatcCAACCAAGAAAATGCTAAGGCTATGATATTCTTGCGTCATCATCTTGATGAGGACCTGAAAATTGAATATCTTACTATTAAGAATCCACTCGTTTTAtggaaaaacttgaaagaaaggtatgaccacctgaagatggtcttcCTCCCAAAAGCACGACATGAATGGATCAATCTAAGACTACAAGATTTCAAATCAATTATGAAATATAACTCTGAGATGTTCAAAATTACTTCTATATTGACACTATGTGGAGAAAAGATTAGTGATTATGATAAGCTGGAAAAGACGTTCTCCACTTTTCATGCCTCGAatgtgctcctgcagcagcaatatcgagagaaaggtttcacaaagtattgtgatttgattgctcATATTCTTGTGGCTAAACAAAATAATGATTTGCTGATGAAAAATCACGAGAATCGACCTACTGGCGTTGCACcactccccgaagtgaatgaggtGTATACCCACTACTCCAGGCGTGGAAAAGGTCGTGGCCCCGGTCGTGGTCATGATAATAGTCGTGGTCGTGATAATAGTCGTGGTCGTTATAATggtcaaagaagaaattattttccTGGTGTTAATCACTCTTCAAAGAAAAATCACCaccaaaaagggaaaaagaagaaTGATAGGCATGAAGTGCCAGAAACACGTGGCTCAGAAAACAAAAGCTATCGATGTGATGGAAGTggacactggtcacgtacctgtcgtacagCAAAGCACTTGGTTGAGCTTTATCAGGCATCAATTAAAAGAAAAGTGAAAAATCTCGAAGCTAATTTTATCTCTGAAAATCAAATTGACATCACACACTTGGATGTAGTAGATTTCTTTGAGCACCCTGAAGGAAAGATAAATCACTTGATTGGTCATGGTTCTGTGGTTAGAGATGATTGAGTTGTTTATTTTAATCTTTACTAGTCGTAGTAGTTGATGAATAAAAGACCATGTGACAGTAGCTGTTTACATGAGTACTATTTTTAATTGGTCTAGATTTAGTCAGTTTGTTATAGTTAGTtattaataaaattttaatctGATTTGTCGTGAGTAAATCATTAATGAAGGTGCAAATTCTATAACCAATTTGGTTAAACATTATAACTGCAACTGCATTGAGTtctattatatacatataactatttaatttccattttttttactTGATATATATGGAAACGGAAGAATAGAGAAGTGGTTACAAAGTGATTGGGTTGGATTAAAAGTCAACCATGTTTTTCACCGCATATTGTTACTTCTTTACACCACAATATTTGCCGCAACTGTGATATGATGTCAATAGGAATTTAGTTTACAATGAAAGAGATCCAAGGCAAATATAATTGATTAGCAAAGCAATATGCAGAAAGCTTTACAAATGATGTCAAGAGAGAGTGAGAGAAAAGAGGCTGAATGCGAACAGATTATTTTTTATAGTAGAAGAATTTAATATTTGTTATTCCCGTCTCTGCATATTGCTTTACGATTGATTCTCACGTGATTAAGGAATAGCATgtgtaatttttattttattttatgtactTGCTTTACACCTCGTAAATGCTTATTTTTTCTAACTAAAGAAAAGGAAATTATGGGTACAGTACTATTTATAGCGATTGTTTACAGCAACTCTGTTAATCATAATTTTTAATTTCAAGTCCTTGTTTCGGTATAAGAAATTTTTGGTTATCCACAGAAATGTGTTATTAAATTAGTCTGTTAACCTAATAAGTTAAGTAAATATCCTAAATGATATATTGGCTTGGATTATTATATTGAAACGTTGTATTGGTATGTAGTTTCATTTGTTTGTACAACTTTGGTTTGTATTTAGTTTACTGGAATTTCTAATACTTAGTATTTATTTTGCTTTGTTTGTGTCATTTCATTCGAAGATATGGATAACTCTCAAAGTAAGTTTGGATTAAAATCCAATTATGAAGACATATGTTTGATTGATTCTGCTACCACACACACGATCTTCAAGGACAagaaatatttttctcatttacTTATGGGTAAGACAAATGTTAATACCATTTCTGGTAGTACTaatttgattgaaggctccggaagagccgcCATAATTTTTCCTAAgggaacaaaactctttataaaGGATGCCATGTTCTCTCCTAAGTCCAGAAGGAACTTATTAAGTTTTAAAGATATCCGTCAAAATGGATACCATATTAAAACAATGGATGAGATGAATCTTGAATATATTGGTATCACCAAGGATGTCTCTGGCCAGAAAGTTTCCTGCTTTGTCTTCTGGCTTATATTGGACAAAAATTGGAGTAATTGAGGCACATTctgtcgtaaaccagaagtttatggaCTCCAATACGTTTGTACTTTGGCATGATCGATTGGGACACCCTGGAtctataatgatgagacgaattatagaaaattcaaatgggcatccattaaagaacctgaagattcttttaAACAATGAATTTTCTTGCCCTTCTTGTTATCAAGGCAAGTTAATTATTTAGCCATCACCTACAAAGGTTAAGTTTGAATCCCCTGAATTTTTGGAACGTATACATGGAGATATTTgtgaaccaattcaccccccgAGTGGGTCAtatagatattttatggtcctaatagatgcttcttctagatggtctcatgtgtgcctactgtcatctcgcaacctggcgtttgcgaaattattggcacaaataattcgATTACGGGCACAATTTCCTGATAATCCGATAAAGTCTATTCGCCTTGATAATGCTGCAGACTTTTCATCCCAAACAtttaatgattattgtttatcaattgggataagagttgaacatcctgtagctcatGTTCACACTCAAAATGGCCTTGCAGAGTCATTAATTAAACGTTTGCAGTTGATTGTAAGACCATTACTCATGAAAACGAGGTTGCCCACGACTGTCTGGGGTCACGCTATTTTGCATGCAACAACACTCGTTCGTCTCAGACCGAAAAACTATCATAAATTTTCTCCGTTGCAATTGGTTTTGGGTCAAGAACCTAATATATCCCATctaagaatttttggatgtgccgtatatgtgcctgtagcaccaccacatcgcACCAAGATGGGTCCCTAAAGaagattaggaatatatgttgggtttgaatcgccctccattattcgctaccttgaaccattaaccggagatttgttcactgctcgatttgcagattgtcaatttgatgagacaattttcccaaaattagggggagagaataatgaaataaaaagggaaattttgtggaataattcatcattgtctcatcttgatccacgtgcttctatttgtgagcaagaggttcaaaagattattcacttacaaaaaatagcaaatcaaatgccagacgcatttacagatttgaaaaggattaccaaatcacatatccctgcagagaatgtcccGATTCGGATTGATGTCCCTGTAGGaccatctactagtgtcatagcaaaCGAGTCCAAAGCACGCCAGAAGCGTGGTAGACCATTGGATTCTAAGGAtcgaaatcctagaaaaagaaaaaaaaatggtcaaGATGACACTACGAAAGAACCTCACAAAGAAATTCGAGATTTGAgcaatagtgatattcttgaagaaatcAATGAGCCCGAGACTCAAGAAAATGAGGAAATATCAATTAATCCAATTAATGTTAGGACTAATTTGAATAgattggaaataaatgtggattatgTCTTTGCCTATAATGTTGCAACAAGAATTATGCAAGATAGTGAGGATCTTGAACCCCAATTTGTTAAAGAATGCCAAGAAAGACGTGATTGGCCAAAGTGGCAAGAGGCAATTCAATCAGAGTTAAACTCACTTACCAAACGGgaagtttttggacctgtagtccaaacacctaatggcattaaacctgttggttataaatgggtttttgtgcgaaaaagaaatgagaaaaatgagatacaaagatataaggcacgccttgttgcacaaggattttcACAAAGGCCTGGTGTTGATTATGAAGAGACATACTCCCCTGTTATGGATGCAATAACATTACGTTATCTCATTAGTTTCGTTGTCCATGAGAGACTTGAGatgcatttgatggatgtggttacaacctatctatatggatcacttgaaaatgaaatatacatgaaaatCCCTGAAGAATTTAAGATGCCTAAAGCATGTAAttcaaagtctcgggaaatgtattcaatcagattacaaagatcattgtatggtttgaagcaatccgggcgcatgtggtataaccgccttagtgaatatttgttaaaggaaggctatacaaatgatgcaatttgcccatgtgtttttataaagaaagtaatatcggagtttgttgtacttgc
Above is a genomic segment from Lycium barbarum isolate Lr01 chromosome 12, ASM1917538v2, whole genome shotgun sequence containing:
- the LOC132624651 gene encoding uncharacterized protein LOC132624651, with the protein product MKNHENRPTGVAPLPEVNEVYTHYSRRGKGRGPGRGHDNSRGRDNSRGRYNGQRRNYFPGVNHSSKKNHHQKGKKKNDRHEVPETRGSENKSYRCDGSGHWSRTCRTAKHLVELYQASIKRKVKNLEANFISENQIDITHLDVVDFFEHPEGKINHLIGHGSVVRDD